A genomic region of Alnus glutinosa chromosome 11, dhAlnGlut1.1, whole genome shotgun sequence contains the following coding sequences:
- the LOC133882663 gene encoding polyprenol reductase 2, translating into MEVGLVGLLRAAWIAGTLPILIASVPSSRLTGFRDAMLGIAKRGKIMQSSSQRFTVPQRFFCHFYVMAVVWTTLLLVTNWMYAYTAAPLVSEPFIYSDIASYLTGGPHTLFWHKSRSRPIKQRYMVWRSVFLLLLMEVQVLRRLFETIYVFNYSPSARMHILGYLAGMFFYAAGPLSLCCNCASDVYEFAANGVAEFIVRGKSQMPAIEFDWLEFVNPLMTLGWRQWIGAAIFCWGWIHQRHCHAILGSLRDHVEQVEEYVIPHGDWFEIVSSPHYLAEIVIYAGLVVASGGADLTIWLLFVFVVTNLVFAAGETHRWYLRKFDNYPSNRLAIIPFLY; encoded by the exons ATGGAAGTGGGGCTTGTTGGGTTGCTGAGAGCGGCTTGGATTGCTGGGACTTTGCCTATACTGATTGCTTCGGTGCCGTCTTCTAGGCTGACGGGGTTTCGTGATGCTATGTTGGGCATCGCTAAGCGAGGGAAGATCATGCAGTCCTCGTCTCAG AGATTCACAGTTCCTCAAAGGTTCTTCTGCCATTTTTATGTTATGGCAGTCGTGTGGACAACACTCCTACTTGTTACAAATTGGATGTATGCGTATACGGCAGCGCCATTGGTTTCAGAACCATTTATTTACTCTGATATTGCCAGCTACTTGACGGGAGGTCCGCATACTTTATTTTGGCACAAATCACGTTCAAGGCCAATAAAGCAAAGATATATGGTCTGGCGgtctgtttttcttcttttattgatGGAGGTTCAAGTTTTGAGACGCCTCTTTGAGACAATATATGTGTTCAACTATAGCCCCTCAGCTCGGATGCATATCCTTGGTTATCTAGCTGGCATGTT TTTCTACGCGGCAGGACCACTGTCACTTTGCTGCAATTGTGCATCAGATGTGTATGAATTTGCAGCGAATGGAGTGGCTGAATTCATTGTTAGAGGCAAGAGTCAGATGCCAGCCATTGAATTTGATTGGTTGGAATTTGTGAATCCTCTTATGACACTTGGATGGCGCCAGTGGATTGGTGCAGCTATATTTTGTTGGGGATGGATTCATCAGCGCCATTGTCATGCAATTCTT GGCTCACTGCGGGACCACGTTGAACAAGTTGAGGAGTATGTAATCCCTCATGGTGATTGGTTCGAAATTGTGTCATCTCCACACTATCTGGCTGAGAtt GTTATATATGCTGGTCTAGTGGTTGCCAGTGGAGGAGCAGATCTCACAATCTGGTTACTTTTTGTATTCGTG GTGACAAATTTGGTGTTTGCAGCAGGAGAAACACATAGGTGGTATCTTCGTAAATTCGACAATTACCCAAGCAACCGGCTCGCCATTATCCCATTTCTTTACTGA